Proteins encoded by one window of Salvia splendens isolate huo1 chromosome 7, SspV2, whole genome shotgun sequence:
- the LOC121811517 gene encoding histone deacetylase 6-like, with protein MAQQSSSSSSSSVMMVELDDGFSLDGSESGWVEARIHCDHLASLSSDLLHIPTPDTPCHRCQHPNENWLCLCCKDVLCSRFVNKHMLEHYQQTNHNLALSYSDLSVWCFSCDAYLDAQVMQPLRAAYETAYILKFGSAPPFRAIELVQTVGTEANASTGN; from the exons ATGGCGCAGCAGAGTTCATCTTCATCGTCTTCCTCTGTGATGATGGTTGAATTAGACGATGGGTTCTCATTGGACGGCTCGGAATCTGGGTGGGTGGAGGCACGAATTCACTGTGACCATCTCGCTTCCTTGTCTTCCGATCTCCTACACATTCCCACCCCCGACACTCCATGCCACAG GTGTCAGCATCCAAATGAGAACTGGCTATGCTTATGTTGCAAGGATGTTCTCTGTAGCCGATTTGTGAACAAGCACATGCTAGAGCACTATCAACAGACAAATCATAACTTGGCTTTGAGCTACAG TGATCTATCGGTCTGGTGTTTCTCCTGTGATGCTTATCTCGATGCTCAAGTAATGCAGCCATTACGCGCTGCTTATGAAACTGCATACATATTGAAGTTTGGTAGCGCTCCACCATTCCGAGCAATTGAGCTGGTGCAGACAGTAGGTACGGAAGCAAACGCCTCAACTGGCAATTGA
- the LOC121811186 gene encoding PXMP2/4 family protein 4-like: MAAAATFLLRHRQSLLRSPKLARSSHSLPDPPKKISSPLAHQLQQSKWLARFPHSISRKCKDFEFSSPSAISSNRSSSPPRFGFVSWYLGMVKTRPVATKTVTAALIYTAADLSSQTIVSIVGGSGEGYDLARTLRMAGYGMLIVGPSLHFWFNFVSRVFPKRDLLSTFAKMALGQTVYGPTVTALFFSVNAALQGESGSEIVARLKRDMVPTLLRGVMYWPICDFITFKFVPVHLQPLVTNSFSYLWTIYLTYRAGLEKVDEVGV; encoded by the exons ATGGCCGCCGCAGCGACTTTCCTCCTCCGCCACCGCCAATCCCTCCTCCGTTCTCCCAAACTCGCTCGCTCGAGCCACTCCCTACCCGATCCCCCGAAGAAAATCAGCAGCCCTCTCGCCCACCAACTCCAGCAATCAAAATGGCTCGCCCGTTTCCCCCATTCCATCTCGCGCAAATGCAAGGACTTCGAATTCTCCTCTCCCAGCGCCATATCCTCCAATCGGTCTTCCTCTCCGCCGAGATTCGGGTTTGTCAGCTGGTATTTGGGCATGGTCAAAACCCGACCCGTCGCGACCAAAACCGTCACGGCTGCCCTCATCTACACCGCCGCCGATTTGTCGTCTCAG ACGATTGTGTCGATTGTGGGGGGAAGTGGAGAGGGGTATGATTTGGCGAGGACTCTGAGAATGGCTGGGTATGGAATGCTGATAGTGGGGCCTTCTTTGCATTTTTGGTTCAATTTCGTGTCGCGAGTGTTTCCAAAGCGTGATCTTTTGTCGACGTTTGCGAAAATGGCGTTGGGGCAGACGGTGTATGGCCCCACTGTCACTGCTTTGTTCTTCTCTGTTAATGCTGCTTTGCAAG GTGAGAGTGGATCCGAGATTGTTGCTAGGTTGAAACGCGATATGGTCCCCACGTTACTTAGAGGTGTGATGTACTGGCCGATATGTGATTTCATCACATTCAAATTTGTGCCTGTTCATTTACAG CCTCTGGTGACCAACTCATTCTCGTATCTGTGGACAATCTACCTGACCTATAGGGCAGGTTTAGAAAAAGTCGACGAGGTAGGAGTTTGA
- the LOC121810934 gene encoding uncharacterized protein LOC121810934, whose protein sequence is MKMVANSNFSRIDTIELKELLFEKIGHQRGRTYFDQLQRFLCSKLSKADFDKSCIEAIGRENLSIHNRLIRSIIQNACQAKTPPQKARKVEALGVKVANGHPKNHLQSMYGDAFPHSPRKCRSPINRKFRDRPSPLGPLGKSPSLTYEETVSRIQEQQSAAELQTLSGRPPTAAASVEDGEEVEQRAMIPVPHRWSSITAPLGVSLDLDGVRKASHSGPSCQTNGELPDTRSLGRCLQKKLASEGVGITLDGANLLNKGLDVYLKKMISQCIGVAGSRGVDPHTLARHSNGKRRMQPYNASVLDFRVAMLSNPSVFGENWSTQLEKLCNHALQ, encoded by the coding sequence ATGAAAATGGTGGCCAACAGTAATTTTTCTCGAATTGACACAATAGAGCTGAAAGAGCTTCTTTTTGAAAAGATCGGGCACCAAAGAGGCCGGACCTACTTCGATCAGCTGCAGAGATTTCTGTGTTCGAAGCTGAGCAAGGCTGACTTTGATAAGAGCTGCATAGAGGCAATTGGGAGGGAGAATCTCTCGATTCATAATCGCCTCATCCGATCCATCATCCAGAATGCTTGTCAGGCTAAAACCCCGCCTCAAAAAGCTCGAAAAGTTGAGGCCCTTGGTGTCAAAGTTGCCAATGGCCACCCGAAGAATCATCTTCAATCTATGTATGGAGACGCATTCCCTCACTCTCCTCGCAAATGCAGGTCTCCGATCAATCGCAAGTTTCGTGATCGCCCTAGCCCTCTTGGCCCGTTGGGCAAGAGTCCTAGTCTCACATATGAAGAAACTGTTTCGAGGATACAAGAGCAGCAAAGTGCAGCAGAGTTGCAGACTCTCTCCGGCAGGCCTCCAACAGCCGCTGCATCAGTTGAAGATGGGGAGGAGGTCGAACAGCGTGCCATGATCCCCGTTCCTCACAGATGGAGTTCTATCACTGCTCCTCTTGGTGTTTCTCTCGACTTGGATGGTGTCCGCAAAGCATCCCATTCTGGCCCGTCTTGTCAAACCAATGGTGAATTGCCCGATACAAGATCCTTGGGGCGTTGTTTGCAGAAGAAGCTGGCATCGGAGGGAGTTGGAATTACACTAGATGGCGCTAACCTGTTGAATAAGGGTCTAGATGTGTATCTGAAGAAAATGATTTCGCAATGTATAGGTGTTGCTGGATCACGAGGCGTGGATCCTCACACTCTCGCTAGACATTCAAATGGAAAGAGGAGAATGCAACCGTATAATGCAAGTGTGTTGGATTTTCGGGTAGCCATGCTGTCGAATCCATCCGTATTCGGGGAAAATTGGTCCACACAGCTTGAGAAGTTATGCAACCATGCCTTACAATAA